The region CGTACTATCTAAAGGAATATACGCTCCTGTTCCTGTGTTACTAATCTTAATATTGGGTCTTAAATTAGCATACGTATCATATTGATTTATCGGAATCACCGTATTCAAACCGTCATTTGCTCCTGCCAATCTTAGTATAACCAGAACACGTTCGTTCACAGGATCACAACTTACATTAAAATCCAGAAACTGATTCATGACACGGGAAGGCATTCCATTCAATAAAAAGGGAGCTCCAACGCCTGCCATAGAAATCAACTGCAAAAACTTTTTTCTGTCCATAATTACATAGTTTGAAATTCAGGAGATTTAATAAGTGCTTTCACTAAGCGATCAATCGGAATTTTCACATTGGTAGCCGTTCCGGTAGTAAGATAATTATTCCATTCATTTTGCCAATTGATTACACTCAGACCATTAAGGAAAACTGATTTAAAATAATCCAATCTTGTGGCAGGTGGAAAATCAACAAAAAGAAGTTCACAGAATTCCGAAACCAACTGCACAGCATCGGCAGGATTTTGAAAATTTCCACTATCCTTCACGAACAAAGGCAAATTGAGTTTATATAGAAATCCATTTTGGGTAGTTCCGTTGATTAACATATCAATGGAATTATTATAACGAATCCTTAAAGAAGAAGTAGTTATCCAGTTTTTATCATAGTTGGGACTGCTGGAATAAGCTGCATAACCATTCACAGATTGCGGTCTGAAAACAGGCATTCCCGAATTTTGAGCATAACTGGAAATTGTTGATAAAAAGCTATGCAATGAACTTGGATTGGTGGCATACAAAGGCGTTGAAAGCTGAAGTAAAGAAAACATATGAAAATACAGTTCCAAAGGACTTCTCACTAATGAACCAATGGTTTGATCTCCTGCAACAGAATCTTCTTCATCATAAAAATGTTTACTGGACAGCAATATTCTAAGCACCGGCAAAATATTATAACCATTCGTTTTAAGGGTAGCCGCTAAAGGAACAATAATATTTGTTTCTATATCGCTGGTAATATTTCTTCCCACAAAATAACGGTACATCCTTCTGCAATATGCTTTTGCGGTTTCATCTTGATTAAAAATCATAGTTATGAAGCTTTCAAACTCCGTCTGAATAGTACTTACAGTATTAGCTCCGGTAATTACCGTTCCTCCAAAAGCACTGCTGAATGTTTTATTGGTGATGTCATGAGTAGTAACATCTATATATCCTTTCGGAAGCTGAGTGACAGAATCTACAGTATTAAGCCTTGCCGTTTTATTAAGCTGAGTAGCAGAAGTTAAAGTAAAACCTGTTAAAACTTTTGCGGCTTGCTGCACATCGGTTTCTGTATAATTGGTATAATTTCCCGTTCCCATTTGAGGTCCTTTAAGGATCGTAAACAGTTCTAAAAACTCTCTTGCATAGTTTTGATTCGGGCTATTCTTCTTATTTACGTTGTTATTGAGAAAAATAAGCATTCTGGGATCCAGCGTGATTCTTATTGCCAAATCTTTTAAACTTCCGTTGGTATGAAACCTTAAAAGCTCTTTATAATCAAAGTTGGTAAAAAAACTTGCATCATTATCCGTTACAAAAAGCAAATGCAACCAATACACAATTTTATATTGTGCAGAAGGGTCTTTCATTGCCTGATACATCCACCAGTAATTATCATACACCACAGAATTCGCGGTATTTAAAGTATCAGTAATCGTAGGATTTGCCACTGTAGGAACAATGGTTTCCCCATTATTATTAAGAGGACTGGGTGGTGAAGGCGCCGTAAAAGTAAACAGTTCATTCAGAGCCTGATCCGGAGTTTTTGCTGCAAAGTAATTTATTCTTGCCTTTGTGATGTTATAGGTCGTTCTTCTCAGCAGATGATATGCATTAAAAAAGCCTAAGGCAGATGTTTTAGGAGTTAAACTTGGCATTACAAAGATTTTAGTGAATCAAAGTTAGCTAATTGTACTATACAATACTGCACCCCAATCAATAAAATTATCAAATAATTAACAAACCATTTATACAAAAGAAAAAAATCCCATCATAAGACAGGATTTAATATATTAACAATAATAAAATTAACTTATTGTGGAATTCTCTTCATGGTATAGGTTATTGAAGAATATTTGGTCGGATCAGTTTTATCTTCAATCGTAAGATTTAATGTAGTATCATTAAGAAGGGTTACTTTTCCTTTGTCCGGCTCAACTGTTCCCACATATTTTATCTGGATCGTTTTATCTTCATTATATGTATAAGTAAACATACGGTCTGGAGACACAATACATTGTCCCGGGTTTGCCGCATCATCATCACTATCTTTTCTTTTACCTGTAGAACCTTCGTTAAAAACCCATCTGGAAGCTTTTTCACAATCAGTATAACTGATCTCATCTGAAACACCAGCTCCCGAAGACTGAACGGTTGTTCTTACTTCCTTAATTGGAGACCATGTCCCAACCAGCGGATATACTTGTTCAGTATTATCATCTTTACAAGCTGAGATAGATAATAATGATAAACCTGCAAATAGCAATGCTAATTTCTTCATATATCAATTTTTTCAAGGCCTAAAATTATGATTTTTTTTAAAAACTTCATCATTTTTTTTAGCTTTCGTAATTTAATTTTCAAATTATTAAAAATAACGTTGTCTAAAGCTTATGTTTTAAGCCTTATATTTGTATCAAAACATTGCATGCCGTTAGTTTCTATCATTACTCCGTGTTATAATTCTTCTCAATTCCTGAAAGAAACCATTGCCTCTGTAATGAATCAAACCTTCACCGATTGGGAATGGCTGATTACAGACGACCTTTCTTCGGACAACTCCGTTGAAATCATAAAAAGCACAGAGGATCCGAGAATAAAACTTATCCTTTCCGAAGAAAACAGAGGAGCGGGGCATGCAAGAAACATGGCACTGGAAAAGGCAGCGGGAAGATATATCACCTTTTTAGATGCTGATGATTTCTGGGAACCTGAATTCCTTAACGAAATGATTAGTTTCATGCAAAAGGAACACGCAGAAATTGCCTATTCAAATTATGCAAGATGTAACGAAGAGCTTATTCCTCAGCTTGAAGATTTTAAGGCAGACAAAGAAGTTACCTTTCAAAATCTTTTAAAAACCTGTCGCCTTTCTCTTCTTTCTTCCATGTATGATTCTCAACGGGTAGGAAAAGAATATTTTCCGGAAGGAAGCAAACGTGAAGACCATGTTATGTGGTTAAAACTTTTAAAGAAAATTCCAATCGGAAAACCCCTTCCAAAAACTATGGCAAAATACAGAATGCATTCCAACAGTATATCACGAAAAAAACAAAATATTGTGAAAGACCAATATCTTGTCTACAAAGATTACATGAACTTTTCTACCGTAAAATCTTTATACTATACCGCTAATTGGGCAATTAACGGGTTTCTTAAATATTCTAAAATTTTCAACTGATGGAGTATTCAAAAGAATTCAAAACAGCCATAAGCAACTTTTCTTCCCTGGAAAAAGACCGTTTAATTTTCAGACTATTGAAAAAAGACAAGCTGCTGTCAAAAAAATTATACTTTGAGCTTATTGATCCGGAAAACACAGATCAGAAAAGAGCACAGATGGAGGAAAACATCCATGAAAAGCTGACTCTTTTAAGCAAGTATTTATCAAATCATAAATACTATCTGATGCATATCCGAAAAATAAGCAGCGAAATTACGGAACATGTAAAGGTAACAACAGATAAATACGGAGAAGTTTCCCTGAATCTTTTTCTGGTAAATGAAATTTTAGAAAACAATGATAAACTCAACACCCAGCGATTTGACAATGTCTACAAACTCTATTTGTACATTATTAATAAAATCATTAAAAGCTTTGTTTTAACTAAAAAACTAGATGAAGACTACTGGATGGAAATCGATGAATATTTAAGAGAAATACAACAAAAAATAGATGACAATCATTACCTGAAAAAACTGTGTGAAAACAACGGATTAAATCTCAACTGGTTTGCTACAGAGAAAATCCCTGCGAACATTGACCAGATTGTAAAAGATCTTAAAACAAAGGGATTTCTACGATGACATTATTTTCTTTATAATCAGCTCAGTAGAATTCGGTTTTTCTGTAACAAATCTTTCGGCGTGACCGGACATCTCATTTAAAATATCTTCGTTAGCCACCAATGAAAGAACAAATTGCGCGGCTACATTTTCACTTTCAAACGATTTACCTCCGTTTGCTTTAATAAGATCATGTGCTTCAGGATTCTTTTTGTAATGATTCCCAAAAATCACAGGAATACCAAATGTAGCGGCTTCTAAAATATTATGAAGTCCCGCATCATGAAAACCTCCTCCAACGACTGCTATATCTGCATAAGAATACAATTTGGAAAGCAAGCCGATGCTGTCAATAATAAGAATTTGACTCTCTGAAAATTCAGGTTTCTGAATATTTTGGATCTGGCTATAAAGAACTGATTCAGGAAAAATCTGCTTGAGATGATGAACTCTCTTTAAATCATGCGGAGCAATGATGAGCTTTATTTCATTGTTTTTGGCAACCAGCATTTCGGCTATTCTCTCTTCTGCGCTCCATGAGCTTCCAAAAACTACAGCCTTCTCCCCTCCTATAAAATCTACGATATAATCTACATGATTGTTTCTTTCCCGAAGCTGCTTCACTCTGTCAAACCTTGTATCTCCGGTTATGGAAGCATTCACAAGACCTATGCTTTTTGCCAAAAGATAGGAGTGTTGGGTTTGATGAAAAAACCAATCTACATTGTTTTTAAGTTGCTTTACAAACCATTTTCCATAGGTTGTAAAAAAAGACTGTCTTTCATAAAACAATGCAGAAATTACATATAGCTTCGCTCCTTTTGCGTTAAGTTCCGCCAGTAAATTATACCAGAAATCATACTTGACCGTAAAAAATAGTTTAACATTAAAAGCTGATATAAAATCTTTTACCATTTTCTTTTTATCAAATGGAAGATAACAAATGACATCCGCAATATGTTTTTTCCTGACTACATTTTCATAACCGGAAGGCGAAAAGAAAGTCACTAAAATCTTACGTTCCGGAAATTCTTTTTTTAGTCGTTCCAAAACCGGCAACCCTTGTTCGTATTCACCTAAACTGGCAGCATGCATCCATATAACTTCATCCGATTGACTGAAAGCAGTTTTCACTTTCTGTAAAGATTCTTTTCTTCCTTCAACGCCTTTTTTAGTTTTATCATTAAACCATGAAAAAACCTTCATCCCGACAATGAGTAAATTGATAAATATGTTATAGAAAAAAGACATCAGCTTTTCATTAAACCTCTAAAAAATTGAATTCCGCCAAAAATGATGGCGCCATATGCAATCACGCCTCCCTTTCCATTGTTGAGAGAAATTAAAGTGATAATCAGTCCTCCGCCAAGCCACAAAGCTCCATATAAAACATCTTTACCTGCCTGCTTTTGCTCTATCTGCCCTAACTGATGGATTCTTTCACGTCTTAATTGATCCAGCAGAAGTTTTTCTTCATCACTTTTTTCTAAAACGTTAATTTTAGATTGATAGTACTCATCATAATTGGAGACGCCTTTATCCTGAAAAAATCCCTGCTCTAATTCAGCAATTGATTTCCCGTTGTACTCGGCAAAATCCGTAAGAAGCCCCTGCATTTCATCATTGAACGGGATATTTCTTTTTTTAAGCTCCGATACGGCAAGAATAACGGTTTCCTGATTATAGTTTCTCCAGTTGACCAACACTTCTGATAAGCCTGCGTTTTTAGTTTGAGAGATTTCAAGTAGAGTTTTATTCATTAGTTTTTAGTTAGTATCTATTCTATCGTTATTCGTAGAAGGGGTCGAAATTACTAAAAATTCCACATCTTCCATCGATTCGTTAGAAATATAATGTTCTGACTTGGGCAAAACTGTTATGCTTTCGCCTTCTTTTACAGACCATTTCTCATCATTAATACAGAAAACAGCTTCTCCTTTCAAAATATAGAAAAGCTGTTCTGCCTGGTCATGAAAATGTTTTTTCTCAGCCGTTCCGGGAGGCATTACTTCCTGTTTTACGGAAAGATTCTGAGAGTCTTTTAAAATCCAGCTATCACAGTTGTTTCCCCAGATATAATGTTTGGAATTATTTTTAGATTGTATCATTTGAAAATACCTACAAAAACAAATAAAATAATTAAACTTCCAATCACCGAAAAGATTGCTGAAGACAGCGGAATCCGCGGTTTTGCATTCTCGTCAAAAGAATATCGGAACATATAGTCCTGACTATTCAGAAAAAGCAATGCAATAAGTGTCAATAACCATCTGATGAAAATTTCCATGATCATAAATTGCGCATCTTCATTTTCTGCTGTGATTTTTACAGGAAAATTGGCAGATTCCGGAGATCTTACAATAAAAGCAAACAAAAAGTAGAGCCCAGTTAAAACAACCGGCATTAAAAACGAATATTTTTTGCTTCCAAAACCATCTGCCTTTCCATCAAAATCAAAATGGATAGGAATTGTCTGCGGTAAGGTTTTATAATGTTTTACAGTAAACCACCACAGAAAAACAAGCAATCCGAAATTGAAAACATCAAAGATTATGAAGAATGTATTTTCCATTTCAGACTGGTTTTAAGACTACAAAATACTTTTAATGACTCTTAATTTATGGGTATGTTTGTTGAGTTCTTTATTAAAAATACCTGTAGAGTCCAATGTATCTATCCTCACCTTTCCCGAAGCATGAATAATTTTTTGGGAATCGAGCATAATACCCACATGAATAATTTTTCCTTCCGGATTTTCAAAAAAGGCCAAATCTCCAGGTTTGCTTTCCTCTACAAAGCTCAGTGCTTCTCCCACTTCAGCCTGTTGATAAGTATCTCTCGGAAGTTTTATATTGTGAACTTTATACACCAATTGGGTAAAACCCGAACAGTCTACCGCAAAAAAACTTTTACCGCCCCATAAATAAGGGACATTAAGAAATTCTTTAGCCGTCAAAGCAATACTTTCCCGAACATCATGACTTCTACGCGATGCAACAACAGGAAATTCTACTTCCGATCCCATGGATAAAAGAGTTTTACCATCGTTCATCAAAACAGAAGAAAAATCCTCCGTCACTACCGTTACTTTTCTTTTCGCAAAGTCTTCATCCGAGATTGGCCTGATCTGTTTTGTATCCATCCAGCCTTCGTATTCATCGTAATGCATCTTAATTTTGGTCCAGTTTTTATTTACTTCCAAAATATCTGCACTTTCTCCGAAAAGTATTTCCGTAACAATTTCTGCTTTATCTGAACCTTCGGCACGAACAGGCGCTACCGTAACAATACAAATTCCTTTATTCATTTATATTTTGATTAAAAGATTCAAGAATTAAAAATTAAAAAATTAGCGCTCTCTAATTTTTCAATAATTTAATCTTTTAATAGTTTGATTAATTATTTTCTGCGAAGCAAATTCACTCCGTCACGCAAAGGTAAAATAAGATTCTCAAAATCTTCATCATTTGCCACCAAATCATTAAGCTCTTTGATAACCTGAGTAGACTTCTGCTTAGGGCTTTCCTCTAAAACTTTTCCGTACCACAACACATTATCAAACATTACCACAGAGCCTGATTTTGTCTTAGGTTTTATCAAGCGGAAATATTCGGCATAGTTTTCTTTATCTGCATCAATAAAAACAAGATCAAAAACCTCATCTGTTTCTTTTAAAAACTCTTTCGCGTCCTGAAGTTTAAAATCTATCTGACCGGAATATTCACTTTCTGTAAAATATTTCCTAGGCAGGTAAGCTAGATCTTCATTCACATCCAATGTTGTAATTTTTCCGTCTTTTGCTAAACCCGCGGTCAAACAAAGTGTGGCATAGCCTGTAAAAGTCCCGATTTCAAGAATGTTTTTCGGCTGCATCATTTGAGATATAATCGTCAACAGTCTTCCTTGCTGATACCCCGAAATCATGTGAGGCTGTGTTGTTTTCTGAAAGGTTTCCCTTCTCAGCTTTCTCAGGATTTCAGGTTCAGAAGAAGCGTGTGTTTCCAAATATCTGTCCATCTCAGGATTCGTCTCTTCGAAAAAACTCATTTTATTTTTTTAATGATTCAAATTTAACTAAAAATAATTTAGCCTTTATCATAGAAACAGTAAAATACACGATATAAAATTCCGTAAAAACACGGATGTTTTTCAGCAGTACTAAACAATACCTTTGCAGAGGAAGGTAAAAACACACAATCAAAATGAATACCGGAGAAAATCAAATTAGCAAGACTAAAGAATCAAAAACGCGCATTATCACAATGAATGCGTCAAAAAAAACTAAGCCCGAAATATCCAATTCATTTTTACAGCGAATTATTTCATTATTGAAAAAAGAAGACGTAGTTTAAGAAACAAAAAACTCCCGAAGATTTCGGGAGTTTTAATTTATATTATTACAAGTTTATTTCTTTGGAGCAATATCCATAAGCTTCATAAATTCATCAAGCTTAGGCATAATGATAATTTCAGTTCTTCTGTTTTCCGCTCTTCCTGAAACGCTCATATTAGTCGCTTTAGGATTATATTCAGAACGTCCTCCAGCTGTAATTCTTGCCGGATCAACACCAAACTGAGTCTGCAAAATTTTAGCCACTGCAGTCCCTCTCAAAGCAGAAAGATCCCAGTTATCTCTTGGTAAATTCGCAGAGCTTAATGGCGCATTATCTGTATTACCTTCAATCAATACTGAATATTTATCATAATCGTTGATCACTTTAGCCACTTTACCTAGCACATCCTGAGCTGCAGGAAGAATATTGTAATCTCCTGTTTTATAAAGCATTTTATCTGAAAGAGAAATCATTACTACTCCTTTTAATACTTTCACCTGAACATCGCTATCTGCTACATTATCCAATGATCTTTTTAATTTGTTTGATAATGCTAAATTTAAACTGTCATTTTTAGCATTATTAGAAATTAACTGTTTGATATATGAGTTAGAAGAATTAATCTCTCCTACCAGTTTATCAATATTTGCAGAACTCTTACCCGTATTGGACAGACAAGCATCCAAAGATGATTTCAATGCATCGTGCTGACTTTTCAGCAAATTATTTTCCCCTGATAAAGCAGAATTTTGAGATTTCAAATCCTGAATCTCACGTTGTCTTTCTCCAATATTTTCAATACATTGTTTGTAATTGGAACTCAAAGCTTCATACTGCTTTTTACTAACGCAAGATGTCAATCCTAACACCATTGCAGAAACTGCTAAAATTTTAAAAATCTTCATAAATAATCATTTTTAGACAAGCCAAAGGTAGGAAAATTGAATTGAATTATAAGGGTTATCTTTGCCTAAAAGAAATTCCACACTTAAATTTTGAAAAAACCGGACTTAAAAAAAGAATTACAAAATCTTATTAATCTGCCTGAAAATCAGACCTATCTTCTGGCTGTGAGCGGAGGTGTCGATTCTATGGTTTTAGCACACCTGTTTAGCCAGTTGCGTGATTCGGGTTTTGAATTTCAGATTGCTCATATTAACTACCATCTGCGGGGTGAAGATTCTAATCTTGACCAAAAAGTAGTTTCCGAATTTTGTATAGAAAATAATATCCAATTTCATTTATATGACGTTTCAGAGAAGGATCAGAAGCCGCAAAACTCTATTCAGCTTTGGGCAAGAGAATTAAGATATACTTTTTTCAGGCAGATTCAGGAACAGCAAAAGCTGGATTTTCTGGTTACTGCCCATCATTTGAATGATCAGCTTGAAACATTTATCATCAATCTGTCCAAAGCGGCAGGAATTAACGGGCTGAGCGGAATCCCTTCGAATGAAAATAATATTCTGCGTCCTCTTTTACATCTCACAAAAGAAGAAATCTACAAATACGCAAAAGAAAATAATATCAAGTATCGCGAAGATCTTTCCAATACAAAAAGTGATTATTTAAGAAATAAAATCCGCCTGGAAATCACACCTAAATTATTAGAAACGAACGATCATTTTTTAGAGAACTTCAAAAAAAGCATTTCTTATTTAAATCAGGCAAAAGATTTCGTTCAGGAGCAGATCAGAGTAATAGAAAAAAGCCTGACAACATTTAACAATGATTATAAAATTATATCCAAAGACCAGCTCAATCTGCAAAATGATTTTGTAAGGTTTGAGATTTTAAAAAAATATGGCTTTGATCCAGAAGAGATTCCTAAAATTTTCACCGCTGAAAACGGAAGTTCTTTTTTTTCAAAAAAATACCAATTAATCGTTACCCGCGATGAGTTGATCCTAAAAACAAAAACAGAACACCAAAATACTGCGTTGAATGAAGAAATTCTCCTGATAGAAAAATTTGACTTTTCCCAAAACCAAATGATCATTAATCTCGAAGATATTATTGGAGAGATTGAAGAAATCAATAAGAACATCGAATGGGACTTTGATGCTGAGAAACTACACTTCCCATTGCGATTACGGAGACAAAAAGACGGCGATGAGTTTTATCCTTCCGGATTTTTGGGGAAAAAGAAAGTTTCTAAGTTTTTTAGGGACGAAAAATTATCTATTTTAGCAAGGCAAAAAATCTGGCTTCTGACTGACAGCGAAAATTCTGTACTCGGAATTATTCCTTTCAGACAAGACAGAAGAAACTCTAAGGGAGAGAATACCAATAAAATTCTCAAAATTTTTAATAAGAAGTAAAATGAAATTTAGAAACTGGTTTTTATTAATTCTGTTATTTTTAGCAACAGGAATTAATGCACAAATCAAAAATCCTGTAAAATTTAAATTTACCATCAACGATTTAGGAAACAATCAATATGAAGCGGTTCTGAACGCTACGATGGAAAGCGGATGGCATATTTATTCCAAAGACATCCCGGAAGATACAGGAATTCCTACGGATTATAAAGTATCAGGAAAAAACATTGAACTGATCGGAAAATTTACTGAAGTTGGAAAAAAGCATGAAGAATTTTCGGAAGCTTTCGGAGGAACGATTGTTTTTTATTCCAATTCTGCGGGTTTCAAACAGAAATTTAAATTAAAAGACGGAACAAAACCAGGCGATGTAGTTGCTGAGATTACGTATCAAACTTGTGACGACAGAGTTTGTCTTGCTCCGAATACTTTAGAATTCAACAAGCAGGTTACCCCAACAGGAGCAACTGAAGAAGCATCAGATAAAGAAAAGACAGAACTCGCAAAAGATTCTGTAAAAACGGTTGAAACAGTCGTTGAAAATCCTGCTAAAGGAGAAGTTACTATAACGGAAGCATCAAAACTGGATCCTAAAAAGTTAAAAATCGAATCTATTGATTTTGAAAAACCTTTGACTGATTGCGGAACAGGTTCTACAAAAATCAAAGAAAATTATTGGACCTATTTATTCTTAGGTTTCATCGGTGGGTTAATTGCTTTATTGACTCCTTGTGTTTTCCCAATGATCCCTTTAACTGTTTCTTTCTTTACAAAAGGCAACAAAAATAAAGCAAAAGGAAAAAGAGATGCGCTGATCTACGGATTCTTCATTCTTTTAATTTTCGTATTATTAAGTGTTCCTTTCCATATCATTGATGGAATTGCAGGAAATATCTTCAACGAAATCTCTACAAGCGTCTGGCTGAATATTGCATTCTTTATCATATTTATTTTCTTCGCAGGAAGTTTCTTTGGATATTACGATATTACATTACCAAGCTCAATTGCCAACAAATCTTCAAAAGCGGAAGAAGCCGGAGGAATTATCGGAATCTTCTTTATGGCTTTAACATTGGTTATTGTTTCTTTCTCTTGTACAGGTCCGATTTTAGGAAGCTTATTGGGAAGTGCAGTCACAGGTTCAGCAAACGTTCCTATGTTATTGACCTTTGCTTTAGCTGGTTTCGGTTTGGCTTGGGCAATTATTTTTGGACTATTAGCTTTATTTCCACAGGCATTACAAAGTCTTCCAAAATCAGGAGGCTGGATGAACACCGTGAAAGTTGTTTTAGGTTTTGTAGAATTGGCTTTAGCTTTAAAATTCTTATCAAAAGCAGATCTAGTTTCTAAAACATTCTTATTAAAAAGAGAGCTTTTCATCGCCATCTGGATTATTGTTGCCCTTGGATTAGCATTATATCTATTTGGATTAATCAGATTCCCTCATGATGATAAAAAACCAAAAATTTCTATTACCAGAAAAATTCTGGGAGTTTTAGGATTTGGATTTGTAATCTATTTGATTCAGGGATTAATCCCTTCGGAACGTCCGAAACTTCAGTTATTAAGCGGAATTTTACCACCGTTGAACGTAAGCTATTTCCATGATGAAAAAGACGGAATTTTGGGAATGCATCCTCAACACGACTTCTTCAAAGCAGTAGAATTGGCAAAAAAAGAAGACAAACCTATCTTAATTGACTTTACCGGTTACGGCTGTGAAAACTGTAGAAAAATGGAGGAATTCGTTTGGAGTGAGGCAGATATTTTACCAATTCTACAAAACGATGTTGTTCTTGCCTCTCTTTATGTAGATGACAAAGAAGAGCTTCCGGAGGATCAGAAAACAAAAATTGACCTCGGAGACGGACAGGTAAAAAAAGTTAAGACAATTGGTGACAGATGGAGCTTGTTCCAACAGGTGAACTTTAATAATAATTCTCAGCCACACTATGTTCTGGTAACTCCGGACGGAAAAGTAATCAATACTCCGGTTTCAGGATATATGCCAAAAGAAGATTTCAAAAAATTCTTAGAATGCGGAGTCAATTATTATAAAAAGAATAAATAAAAATCAAAAATATTATACATAACTCATGTCTTTCGACATGAGTTTTTTTATACTCTGACAGCAATAAGATTTACTATATCATTCTTAAAAATTCATAAAAACATACAGCATTAAAAAACAAAACAAACCTTTCGGTATCAAAATTCAATATTTTCAAAAATCTATCATAAAATTCACAAATTAGGTATAGACTTTGTATAGTTTCAAACAGAAAGATAGGAAAGTGCTACTTTTTTATCAGCATCGTTTAACTATTAAAAAATATTAATTATGGCTGAAGTTATTGCACAAGAAAAACAAGGAGGCAGCAAGCAACGAAAAAAATTAATCCGCGTTGATATGACTCCCATGGTAGACTTAGGATTTTTATTAATCACATTTTTTATGTTTACCACCAATTTCACAAAACCCAATGTGATGGATTTAGGAATGCCTGCAAAAAGTCCACACCCACCAAAAAAAGTAGTAGATGTAAAAAATCAGGTTACTT is a window of Candidatus Chryseobacterium colombiense DNA encoding:
- a CDS encoding DUF1800 family protein, which encodes MPSLTPKTSALGFFNAYHLLRRTTYNITKARINYFAAKTPDQALNELFTFTAPSPPSPLNNNGETIVPTVANPTITDTLNTANSVVYDNYWWMYQAMKDPSAQYKIVYWLHLLFVTDNDASFFTNFDYKELLRFHTNGSLKDLAIRITLDPRMLIFLNNNVNKKNSPNQNYAREFLELFTILKGPQMGTGNYTNYTETDVQQAAKVLTGFTLTSATQLNKTARLNTVDSVTQLPKGYIDVTTHDITNKTFSSAFGGTVITGANTVSTIQTEFESFITMIFNQDETAKAYCRRMYRYFVGRNITSDIETNIIVPLAATLKTNGYNILPVLRILLSSKHFYDEEDSVAGDQTIGSLVRSPLELYFHMFSLLQLSTPLYATNPSSLHSFLSTISSYAQNSGMPVFRPQSVNGYAAYSSSPNYDKNWITTSSLRIRYNNSIDMLINGTTQNGFLYKLNLPLFVKDSGNFQNPADAVQLVSEFCELLFVDFPPATRLDYFKSVFLNGLSVINWQNEWNNYLTTGTATNVKIPIDRLVKALIKSPEFQTM
- a CDS encoding lipocalin family protein; the encoded protein is MKKLALLFAGLSLLSISACKDDNTEQVYPLVGTWSPIKEVRTTVQSSGAGVSDEISYTDCEKASRWVFNEGSTGKRKDSDDDAANPGQCIVSPDRMFTYTYNEDKTIQIKYVGTVEPDKGKVTLLNDTTLNLTIEDKTDPTKYSSITYTMKRIPQ
- a CDS encoding glycosyltransferase family 2 protein; translated protein: MPLVSIITPCYNSSQFLKETIASVMNQTFTDWEWLITDDLSSDNSVEIIKSTEDPRIKLILSEENRGAGHARNMALEKAAGRYITFLDADDFWEPEFLNEMISFMQKEHAEIAYSNYARCNEELIPQLEDFKADKEVTFQNLLKTCRLSLLSSMYDSQRVGKEYFPEGSKREDHVMWLKLLKKIPIGKPLPKTMAKYRMHSNSISRKKQNIVKDQYLVYKDYMNFSTVKSLYYTANWAINGFLKYSKIFN
- a CDS encoding deoxyuridine 5'-triphosphate nucleotidohydrolase, with the protein product MEYSKEFKTAISNFSSLEKDRLIFRLLKKDKLLSKKLYFELIDPENTDQKRAQMEENIHEKLTLLSKYLSNHKYYLMHIRKISSEITEHVKVTTDKYGEVSLNLFLVNEILENNDKLNTQRFDNVYKLYLYIINKIIKSFVLTKKLDEDYWMEIDEYLREIQQKIDDNHYLKKLCENNGLNLNWFATEKIPANIDQIVKDLKTKGFLR
- a CDS encoding glycosyltransferase N-terminal domain-containing protein gives rise to the protein MSFFYNIFINLLIVGMKVFSWFNDKTKKGVEGRKESLQKVKTAFSQSDEVIWMHAASLGEYEQGLPVLERLKKEFPERKILVTFFSPSGYENVVRKKHIADVICYLPFDKKKMVKDFISAFNVKLFFTVKYDFWYNLLAELNAKGAKLYVISALFYERQSFFTTYGKWFVKQLKNNVDWFFHQTQHSYLLAKSIGLVNASITGDTRFDRVKQLRERNNHVDYIVDFIGGEKAVVFGSSWSAEERIAEMLVAKNNEIKLIIAPHDLKRVHHLKQIFPESVLYSQIQNIQKPEFSESQILIIDSIGLLSKLYSYADIAVVGGGFHDAGLHNILEAATFGIPVIFGNHYKKNPEAHDLIKANGGKSFESENVAAQFVLSLVANEDILNEMSGHAERFVTEKPNSTELIIKKIMSS
- a CDS encoding cupin domain-containing protein is translated as MIQSKNNSKHYIWGNNCDSWILKDSQNLSVKQEVMPPGTAEKKHFHDQAEQLFYILKGEAVFCINDEKWSVKEGESITVLPKSEHYISNESMEDVEFLVISTPSTNNDRIDTN
- a CDS encoding DUF1648 domain-containing protein, producing MENTFFIIFDVFNFGLLVFLWWFTVKHYKTLPQTIPIHFDFDGKADGFGSKKYSFLMPVVLTGLYFLFAFIVRSPESANFPVKITAENEDAQFMIMEIFIRWLLTLIALLFLNSQDYMFRYSFDENAKPRIPLSSAIFSVIGSLIILFVFVGIFK
- a CDS encoding C40 family peptidase, giving the protein MNKGICIVTVAPVRAEGSDKAEIVTEILFGESADILEVNKNWTKIKMHYDEYEGWMDTKQIRPISDEDFAKRKVTVVTEDFSSVLMNDGKTLLSMGSEVEFPVVASRRSHDVRESIALTAKEFLNVPYLWGGKSFFAVDCSGFTQLVYKVHNIKLPRDTYQQAEVGEALSFVEESKPGDLAFFENPEGKIIHVGIMLDSQKIIHASGKVRIDTLDSTGIFNKELNKHTHKLRVIKSIL
- a CDS encoding O-methyltransferase, with the translated sequence MSFFEETNPEMDRYLETHASSEPEILRKLRRETFQKTTQPHMISGYQQGRLLTIISQMMQPKNILEIGTFTGYATLCLTAGLAKDGKITTLDVNEDLAYLPRKYFTESEYSGQIDFKLQDAKEFLKETDEVFDLVFIDADKENYAEYFRLIKPKTKSGSVVMFDNVLWYGKVLEESPKQKSTQVIKELNDLVANDEDFENLILPLRDGVNLLRRK